A window of Watersipora subatra chromosome 10, tzWatSuba1.1, whole genome shotgun sequence genomic DNA:
TACCAAAATATGCACTCAACGATTGCATTGCTAATTCTTTAAATCTTTTGATCAAAAGAGATAAGATATACACCCGAGCTTAGTAGTTTCAAGTCTTACTTGTATAAAGTTTTGTTTTCACTTTTATGACAACATATTGCAATATcacttttttatgttttgtagCACCGCATGTAAAActgtttttctataaaaatgattatggaCTGCTATAAAAATACTAGAAGTTCCACATAGCAgtgttttattgctattgttagtattttatgtagCACTGTATTCAGCTATCTGTTGACAGATacatctaaatacatgtagtttattatCATAGCACTGGTTACAAAAGATAATTTGGGCAAATAACTTAAAATTTCTGCAGTAAGGCAAAGcttgtgcttttgatttttaTTCCAAGGCATGTACAGCGAGCACATATGCTAAAAACACTTACAATTTTTAATTTCCTTACGGAAAgcatataaaaattttgcagtttttttgaATTGAAATTGTCTCCcttgaataatttcatttcgACGGCAGACTTTTACACTGGCAAATATGCAATGCATATCAAACTGAAGATACGTTGGAGCGCATCCTGCTTGGGCCTGCACTGCAGATGCTCAAATAACAGAGCAGCGCGGGCAGCCTGCTACAGCACAATGAAGCAAGTGTTaatttgattataaaatgtAAATGCATCGGTTGTAGGGTTTATCTGAGCTAACGTCTACGAATTGTTTGTAGAGAATATTGAGTTTGCCATTAGAACGCAATAAAGCCTATATCTTTAGCGTATGTTGCTGTTAattcaagttttaccaaactcCCATTAGATCAACATATCAGGTCTTTCAAATACAGTTGATCCTAATGATTCTTGACATTTGTTCGAAGCACAATATCAATATTCAAAACTCTATAAACAGTGTAAAGTTTCAATGATAAAACTCGGTAAACCACAGATATTAATAGGAAGGAGTAGACAAAAAGAAAGCGCTGATTGGGTATAGTTACAAATTCGTTAACGAGTCGAAAGTCTCTACAAAATCGAACATATTTTCTATCACCCGATATGAATATGCAAACATCATATTTATTTACTAATAGGAATAGTTAACTCACTGGAAAATACATCCACAAAGTCATTGtgtaaatagtaaaaaatttacGGAAATACCAAAACTGTTGAGCAAGTCAGGTCAGTGCAAAAAGCGTATTAACTTGCTGACCAGCTCACATCTTAGTATGTTGGTCTAACTTGACTAATTGCTAAAACTCCATAATTGCCGTGAATGCGGACAAACTTTGGGTGTGGTTAACGATTGCATCGACCAGAAACTAGAGAAGTTATGAAACCTGCTTCAGTGACCACTTTGGTATGTAAAATGTCTGTAATTACACCAACCTCAGCTTCTTTGagttttttctctttttcctttAACAGTTGCTGTTTCCACTCAGGTATGGCAGCCCACCTTGCTTcctctttttgtttttcttccTCTTTTTCCTGAGAACAACAACTTAAATTAGACGTCGTTTGTATTTCACATTTCACAACAGTGTGCTAATTGAGACCTGTTTTTACAAGTTgttaaaacttataaaaacGTTCTAAAAACTTCTAAAAGTTGTTACAACCTTTGTAAAATACCAGAAATACACATACAGCTATTGCCATTTGACAGCATTGTCGTTTGATGACATATTGTCAGGAGCTGCAACTACAAAgtgcatacatatatgcatcAGAGCTGGTCATGTGTAATGAGTAGAAAAATAAAGTCACTCAATAATCCGGAATAAAAGTTAACTAAAACTTGGCTAACTGCCAAAAGTACTCTTCATGTAGATATGCTTTTCTGTTCCGATCACGCTAGAATGATAACACCAACTAACGCAGATCGGAGATAATGTACTGCTCAGCTTGAAGCAACAAGTGAAACAACTTTCACTGAAATCCTGTTTGCTTCTCAAGCAATTTACGGCCACACTGGATTATACTGAAACAGAAAAGTGGTTCTGTACCTATGAGATTCTTCCTTAGCCACTCACATTGGTGTTCTTATCAACTCAGAATCATAATCTGGGATATAAAAACGTATGTATCTATGTTACCCACCAAATATTCTGCAATTAGTTTCATATTTTTCTCTTGCATCGGTTTAATTTTCCATTGAGGCATACCAGGTTCGATCAATCTGACTCCTTTCACATGCAGGTAGTCCTTGACCTGTATAGTCGTTGGATCTAGGGCAGGcatctaaaaaataaaacaaacgcTATGTAGTAGCAGCGAGGAATAGTGTTGCTGTTGTACAGCTAAATGTTTGCATGGTTTCCATTCCCTGCAATATAAACAAGCCTGATAGAGGTCATGTTATTCTTTCAATTATCTCTATTAGGAAATTAGTTTTGCGTCATGCAAAAGGAGAAAATAAATAAGGAGCATAATTTCATGTTATCAAGTTGAGCTGTGTAATTGTCAACACCTGTAGAACTTGTCAATACTCTATAACCAGTTCTATCTGGATAATCCTTTCAGATGTATTATCTGGATAGCATGTAATTTCATTCAAGTCAAGTAGAAGAAGGAAGATAATGGTTCTTCTAATAACGCAAAATCAAGAAGTCAAGGAGTAAGTGTTTGTAACAGAATAAAAATACAGGAGTTTTAGGTAATATGGTTGTGTATGGCCAATAGGCCAGGACTGTTTCTTCCTGCAACAGCTGTTACAAACTGTTGGTTAACTTGGTTATAAGCAGCTCTCCTCAATGGAGGGCAAAAATCAAACACTTTCCTAATACAAATATCGGCTGAGTCACATATATCGCGCAGCGtagataatattatttattacctGCAAATTTCACGCCTGTTTAGCAAATAAACTATCGCAGTCAGAGTGAGTCAAATTTTGATGTTTCCAAccatataaaaaactaaatgacGAGTATGCGGTACAATTGAGAAAAGTTGAAGTATTGAGAATAAAGAAGAGTATGATGTCTGTTTagtttactgcaagcagaggctctGTGTGTTCTTAAAAGCATTTTTACACAAAGAATGGTTCTGTGATCAggttggacatgtctgagtccagggAGAACCTCAACGATTGGAAATATGTTTAGTTGCAGCGAGCAATTTCAGGTTGGATGTAATTCCTGTCACCACTAGTgccttttttgggaattgaaccttgacctgttgtttgcaggtcaagCATTCTAGACCCCAAGGCAATGGCTGTTCTCCGAATCACTAGTATAGCATACTATAAGCAGACACCAGAAAATGAGATACACAGAGCTGTAAAACAACCTTTTCTATCCAGCGATCACTCAGGGTATATCCTGAAAGAGAGCTTTTCGATAATTTAGCTCTAGCATTTTGCCATATACAGTATCTACCAGACTTTATAAGAAAAGCTATGCAGGCATAAACACTCACCTTAATACAGATGGTTAGCTTATGAGCCTTTCAGTAGGCTGGATAGAGCTTACTCCTCTACAGGCTGCAAGCCTCGGAATGCCGCTCTgcatgcatatttattatttgtagtgAGGGGAGATATTGATGTATGAAATCAGTGTGAATAACGATTGCACGGTAGATGCACTCATGTAGGCAAAGGTCCAATAGAATAGATAAAAAGAGATGAGCGGATATCATTTATTCATATTGCTAATATGGATGCTGATACAATGCCAAGCATTCATCTGAACAGACAACGAGATCTGTGTAGGCACACAGTGTCTTTATTAACAACATCTCACATACTACTCCTAGCTTATAAACATGTCTACAAATTGCATTGTTTGGGTAGATGACCCAAACAACTCATAAGcgtttgaaaattattttatgcataATGTAAGTTACCCTGGACTTATGGTTCCCAGGAAACGATCATTGCCTTAGTGTAATTGTCTCACCATAGTGTGTCTGCTCTTGATTGTTCATGTTTCTCGTGAAATCATTAATATTTTCAACTGAAAAATTgcttaaaatttagttttttggaATGCACTCTCCAATATGCGACATCTCATGCTGTTTTCACGGCATCAATGATATGGCTGACAAGGATTAGGCTGCATAGCTTTTTACTAACATGATCAAATAAATCTGTTCATTGTACCTCACCTAAGTTTTTAGATGTATACAATAGCAAGGTTGAAATTCCCTCTATCTCGTACAAAGCTGTGCCAGAAAATCATATTGTATTTCTGTACACAGCTAATGGTAAAACTTAAGTATTTTATCTCCATAGTAATGTTTTCAATGTAAGTAATATATTACAGTTTTGCTTTACATCTTTAAAACTAATGAGAAGAGCTTTTATTGCCGATAGATCAACAATCTAGGTACACATTTCGGTCAAGCTTTCAAATACTCCAGACAAATTAGTTCAACCAAGTGTCAATAATGAGGAGAATGTTAACCAGCTATCAATACGTTGCAATGGATTCAATCGATCAATTATTGGCAGTTGATATTAAAAGATACGAATATCAATTGTCATAGTCACTCTGGACTAACAGTAGCACCAAATTAACCCTTACGGACATTCCTTTATCTATTAGCTGTGAAATCAGAACACTGATGAGTATTATATACAAAGGCTAGCCGACTGCATAGTTATAAATTGCTTTCACTAAGGAATCCTTCAGATGTTAGTCTAAATTAAATCATATTGTAGGTTTAGTTGATACAGTTGAATAAATTCAAGCATATTCTAATTTATGCTgcgtttaaccacaaaaatatataaagcaGGTCACTACAAACTATGGCCTATGGGCCAACTGAGTCTTTGAGAAGGTTATTATTGGCCTGCAGCAAACTCTGCAAGTATTATTGAATATGGCACACAGAAAAATGTGAGCTCAACTCTGTTGCCCTTCTCAATTTCAACACTAGATGGAGCAATCCACAGAAACGGTGCTTCTCCACTAAACAAACTTCTTTTAAGCAAAAACGCTTCTAGTGATTCAGCAAAGATAGCATCCAAACCAAAAATGCAAAGTAACAAGTGTGAGTAAGATTTCAAACACAGTGAGAAAATGAACATTACGTGATTACTTCGAAGATGTCATTGGCAAGTGTTTATGTGTGATTTGTTGATTTGTAATGAATGTGTTGTGATGATGGAAGAGTATTATTCTTGTCTCAATGGCAACAAGCAACACAGTTGTACTGGTGAGGAACGAGCACAAAATATCAAGCAATCAGAATCTAGCCTGCAAGCTCTCCTACATGTTTTTTTCATGCTAACAAAGTACAGGAAAACTTCACAACAGCAAGTTATGATATGgctaatcacatttccttgcatggCAAACCATTCTCAGATGGTGACTTCATAAGGCAGCTTTCAccaatgtaacagaaataatgtGCTGGGAAAATGTGCTGAATTTCAAGAGCTTGAGGTTTCCGAGAAATGCAGTATTGCGGAGAATAGAGGAGTGGTTCAATAACTTGAAATTTTTGCTGAGAGGAAAAGCTTGTGTTTTTGACTTTTACTCAATGGCTCTGCGAGCGCAGATGCTACAAACATCGTGCAACTATTTATTTCCTTTCGATAATTTTTGCTGTACAGAAGAGCTGCTTGATGCAATGATCCTAAAAGGCACAATTTCGTGAAAAGATATTTTTGAAGCTGTGTCAGAGGTAGGTAAATTGGTGGGGTGTAAATAAGGCAAACTCCTTAGAACAACAATTGATGGAGCTTTGGCAATGACAGGTGGCCCCAACAATGAAAGAAATGGGTGGTGAGGCTGTTGGGATGCGCTGCTAGCCAAGAGGTGATATGATGAACAGTGATATGAAAACCGTCAAACTTCAAGCAAGAAAATTGCACCACAGACAATTATAAGCTTTCTTATCTGATTTGGAGGCTGACCATGGAGACATTTGTTAAAATCAGCCAAAAATTGGCTAGTTTTTAAAGGAGAATGTCTGACATCTTCATGGAAAGAGTGACCTTTTGTGACCTGACAGTTTTGGTAGATCTCACTCATCATCTGAATATACTAAACTAGAAAACACATGGCAAACAACTACTGGTGTCACACCTGAATGTAGACATGACTTCTATGTAAAGCTTGATCCATTTGAAACAACCGCAATCCTTTAAAGCTGATCACTTCATTATGCTTCCTGAAATCAAGTCTGCTTTTCGAAGGACAACCTTTTTGctaaaaaagggaaaaaatgtGTCTGTGATAGTTTCTATCGTAACAGAAATCAGCAAGCGGTTTCtaagatttttctatcagtgAAAACCAAATCAAGCTACTCCTAACTACCTTTCTGGTTAATACAGGAGTGGAAGGTCTGCAGTTAGGATTGATAAACCTTGCGATGATTCATCGAAGAATCAAAATCAGCTTCTCACATTGCCTTCTACTTGAGTTTGGATGTCAAGACACACCTGAGAAGACGCCAACTAACAAGAAAGAACCTATTCAACTCAAGAATCGTCGGTGAAGAAACATCCTCCATTTTAAATCAGAACCGAAGCAGACTGAGAACAAGAACGACTGACAACCGTCTCTGCTAAGTCTTTTGTCTCAGCCACCAAACTTTCTCCTGAAATGTCAAGCATTCTTCAATCCAAAGGACAGCATCACTGGTCACACTACATGCAGTGCTCTCCACATCATAGGTAAGTTAAAAATAACACTGCAATAATGCACTAACATGCCAAATCTAAGGTGTGGCCCAGGGTGTAGCTTATTTTTGCTTATTTAGCCTTGACTAAAAAGCTTTGAACACCCCTGCATTAAAACCATATGCATGATCAGTTATTCTTAAGAGTTGTCCACCCAAAAACAGGTGACAACAAATGCTCTCCTTGCATGTAGTAATATCCGCATAATGAAGAATTGCTTAACAATATGTAACCCATAACTTCATGCATGGTGATGTGGAGTGACTTTCACACATGGACAGTAAAAATAGTTGCACTCTCCAAACTGCAAGCTCGGCAAACCAGCCTTAGTTAGCTACGAGtcattgtcttgtcatgtgctGACAAATTACAGAAGTATCCAGAAGATACCGAGTTTGCCAGCAGGAATAATGAGACCACCTATTTTAGTAGTTACATATCCAGCACCGACATTAGAATAATTGTCAATACTGTATATTAAGCAACAACTTCCCACAAGTGTACCCATACAAGTTCAGACAATATTGAGACACACAACTGCTATTTTATGGTCATAACATCCAGAATGTATCGTTCTTTTAACACGGGTGTAAATTACAAATCTCTCAATATGTTTTATTTGACTTGTTCGCAAACTACAATAAGTGAGAGCTAATATACAGTTTTTAACcagtatgtataaaaatatttacttataAGAGAGAATTAAATTCTGCCAGAAAAAATCAGCCAAAAAAGAAactgatatatataatacaacgtATTTTTGTTCCTCAGACTATTTAGGAATCTTATCTTGAACGATTTTGCCATAGCCTCCTCTTCCATCATCAAAGTCTGTGCGGTATTCATCACGCACCTACCAACAACAATATGTACCTTAATATCACATACCTACCAACAGCAACATGTACCTTCATATCACAGACCTACCAGCAGCAACATGTGCCTTCATATCACAGACCTACCAGCAGCAACATGTACCTTGATATCACAGATCTACCTACAGCAACATGTATCTTCATACTACTAACCTGACTGACCAGGAAAACCAGTGAAACTAGTGATACACCTTAGAGAGCAGAGATATCGAAACAAACTATAGAGCTAGTGTTAAGAATTGTCTACTCATTAACGCTGTGTTTATAAAGAGTCAAGGTCATGTGCCTACTGACAGCGGCATTGCTGCACATCGTGCTTACAAATGTACCATCTCTTTTAATATATGTTTGTGTTTCATAGCTAAGGCAACATGGGCCAAAAGGGTTGGGAAAcgaactaaacatttttttctaataGTACCCTCACAAATacaatttaaaccaaattttCTTAGCACATTCAAAGAAAAAACTTACCGATGAAAAGATGCTCAAACACAGTAAAATCCAGAATCACTAGCCTTCTAATGTGATAGCGCATCTTTGATTGACATCAGAAGATGAACACGTGTGTTAAATGTTAACTTACACCACGGAAGCGACACAATtgaaaataatatcaataaaaagCTAAGGATCTCAAGCCTCATTTTGATGTGATTTTAGTCTTTGTAGACCTACTCAGGCGGAAGATGTAGTTTGAATGAAATCCGTTGATGAAATGTTTAGATTCAAGCAAAAGaacgattatgacatctatgtTGCAGTTTGGCAAAGAGACCAATAGAATAAAGACGCAGAATGCTGCAACTTTAATGcgatagccgatatcaataagGAGAGAGACAGCCAGCCGCGCAACTACGTAGTGACATCATTAtgacacatatttttcttctgagcattttaaccgcaataAAGTATTgtggattttaatcttaaaacatcctggcagtcagatcacctcatacatcaaaaacaatctcaaattaTGGAAAAATACCAGCACTTTTAATAAAATCTCCTAAAATTTTGTgttaagttcatatttaaagaATGGTCTGAGTTGTGCTAGAGTTCCTCAACTAGGGGAAGTCAAGGAACTAAATTGATCAATGAAGTTATGATGAACTGCGCGGAgaaagttggagttgtcttgcTTCCAAGCGTCAGAGGAGTTTCAGCAATTGGAGGAAGTAAAAAAGGGCATCGGTCAAAAAACGTTAGCATGAAATTATACCTTTAATAATATCAGGTCTTTCTCATGAAATGCTCCGAAGTTTACAGCTTATCTTAGACATTAAAACCGTTAGGCCATCAATCGTTAGTTATGTTTTGTCCGTTTCAACATTTCTGCATAAAAATTGGTAGCTCTTGCCAGTGTGATCATTGCAAAATAAAAGCCTCAACATATCAATTCTTAAAGGAACCATATTGAATGTTTTTGACTATGATTTtaatagttcataaaataacatCGTTGTTATTTCTTCTATTAAAACATTTATGATCTACAGGCTTACAGGCTTTTTCAAGCaaagcaataacaaaaaagccAACACCGAAAAAgttcttattaaaaataaaacttattgAAAACAGGCAAAATTTGCATTTTGATAAGTCTTATGACATGAAGATGGCCTTTGTAAATATGGTAGTATTTAACAACACAAACTGATAGTACAACCTCATCTGATGAAATCCTCGAAAAGATGCAAACTATCTAATCAATGGACAGACACTAGAAAATAGAACAACAGAAGAACAAAGCTACCCCGACTGATAGGAAACTTTAAGCAAATAGATTATTTAAACAAAGGACAACATCAAGTGATGAAGCAACTCCAAACAGTTTTAATATTCTCTATTTACAAAGAATAAAGGACAGACaactaaaaaaaaatcaaaggtTAACCAATTGTTTTCAAATAGACCCTgaaatttatcaaaaaatattgaatCAAATAGAGAACTGACTGATAAAATAACTTCAATCAACTCATATAACGACTGGACCACTGAGAACAATCTCTACAAGTAGGCAATGATGCGACAACTCCAACTAAAAAGAACGACTCCAATTCAGAGCAACTTTCAATGGCTAACCacacaaaagtaaaaaatgtaaagatATTACCATGAGAGAAACGAactatttaattatatttacaaacaaaaGGAAGTGAAGTAACATATTGACTCCAACCCTATAGCATAGATATGAGTGTTCAAACATATTCCACTAACCTGCCCTCCAGATTTGCCTCGGCCATATTGTCTTCCTTCTACAAATCCCGCATCCCAGTCAGTCCTCACAATTCTATCATCAAGACGAGTGCCATTCACAAAACGCATGCAGTTCTCCGCTTCTTCCCTATCGTAATACCTGTCCTACTGTCAAGGAACTAATCAAATGATCACACAATTGTGGCTAGAACCACAGACAGTTCAAGACAAGAGGAATTTAGACTGGTTGAAAAGAGACTTAACTTAAATGGGAACGGCCCTACCTAAACAGCGGAGTTACAGGTTCATATCCATAAGTCATTGTATGTAGGCATCAAATTGAATCCAAATTATTGCATCTCTCAACTACTGGATGTGTCATCTCTTATACAAGCCGATATTTTAGGGTTATGGCATGTTCAAGGAGAGCCATGTGGTGTCCTTAGAAAAGAAAAGCAAAACTTCTATACACACAAACACGAGACATGCATATCTCCTCAAAAAAGCTCTCAAACTCACTTAATCTATAATATGATGTTCCCATCAGTTTTAACTCCATCTATATGGTTTCACGTAGTTCATACACGTCCAGCGTACAACCAGTTGAATGAACTATGCGAAATAGTCACCCTTCTCATTGCTGTCAGACAGGCTTGAAAATGATACCGAAAACTTCATCCATGAATAGTAAATCAGGGCTCCCTAAGTACTTAGAGCCAAGTTCTAGCCTATCAGAGTGATCAAAAGATGAATTTTGTGATTCCTCGAAATAACTAACCACTTCAAAATAAATCTACATCAAAACTTTTTTGCTAACTAAAAAGTTTTGACGTAGATTTAATTAAAAGTTAACTGTCAGGATTTTAGAACTACATCTACTTTGAACAATACAgatgtatttttttatatattatatatttttaaaactacatcCATTTTGAAGAATATAAtcatgatattttgtttttttcaacaatGATTAAGATGTTAGAACAAACAAAACTAGTTTTGGAGTCAAAAATCGCTCGCGATGTAAGCTTTAAGCTGTGACATATGGAGGTCGTTGACAAAGGAGACATGAATTGCAGTGTCAACGCCGATGATTAGCTAACGCACAAAAGCGAAACAAAAGCACTTTTGTTGGCCACCATTATAATAGATTCTCCCATCTAGTCATCTTGCTACATCTTTTTGGCCACTCAACACAGCAGACGATTACGTATAATGAAAGGTCGAAGCAGATTTCATAAATACCAAAAAAGTTCATGTTGTAGGTTATTAATATGGCCAGCATTAATTATTGAGCGGTGGTTGTGGAATTACACCAATTGACTTGCACATATCACCTGTGGAGTGTGCTAGCAAAAAAGTCTCTTTTTACacaaattgaaaatttcaaaCATTGTCCATCCTCGGCTATTCTCTGAAATCGTCTGTTTGAAACCGTTGTGACATACGCTCCACTTCCAAGAATTTGAGCCATTTAAAGATGAATAAATAGCGACGCAATCGTTTCCGGTCAATCCTTGGCAAAGATCACCACCTTTTAGTCCATCTCCATGACTTGAAAGTGTTAAAACTTAGTATTTgttcaaaattaataaaaattattcaaatatCAATGCATGTTAAATGCTATTGTTAATGCTACAGTATTTTGTACTGTCAGTTAACCATCTGGTAACATTGTTATGAAATGCTCCCTAAACTAAAAAAAGCTAGTCAGACAATATGATTTTATTTCCTGCACaggtaaggataattatttaggTCGAAATGTCTTGCTATTACTGAACCTTTCATAGGAGCAGTTGAAAGCAAAAGAACATGTTTGCCTTGACTGGCAGTTGTCGAGAAGGTAAACGCTCTTATCTACGACTCAATTCCAGCTTAAATTTAGCTAATATTATGCAGAGAAATCATACAAATATGCACCATGTAAAGAGCACCATGAACACGCCTGAGCGGTAGGTATAACATTCAAAACATTAACGCTGATTGTAATAGAGCAAAGGATACTCAACAAAACAGAAGCCGCATGGAGTCTTCCTATGCTTGTCTAAGCCCATCACGATACGCTTAACATCACCAACacgagagaacaactcccaaaTTTGTTCCTCTGTGGTGTAGAATGACAAGTTGCCGACATAAAGAGTAGTGCTGTTTTTTAGTTTGTCTTCCTGCTGTACTCTGTTACCCTGAGGGCAGAAGGTCACTAGCGGTTACTACAGCAATCTATGCGGCAGCAAACAAGAACGAGTTAAAGTGAATAACGAACCTTCGATAGTTTCTTAAAGAATGTTTGAGGAATTCTGTTACATTATAGAAATAAACAAGAAGCATATAGCAATTGTATAACAGATCAAATTTGAGTTCTTTCAACATATCTTATGGTAAAAGAAGGTaaattataaaacttttaataaaacccagaataccataaaacctctaattgaacaccacctttatttgaacgctacctctatttgaccgtcaATACGAAAacagggttgaaaaatagagcctcaccctctaattgaacgccacttccagTTGGCCGCCactttgaaaatatttgatctttacgaacccataatagcaagtgatcagtaaaaaagtctACAAAATCggattaataatgaatcatttacatcaataacaatcagtTCTCTTGTCCATCTCCAAACCTTTCCGATTTCTTTTCGATTTACTTTAAAAGCAAtaccatagaaataataatggtttcaggctaatagtagttccttgtttagcgcggtcttgatacttcaaagtacatgtacctatataaaaacCGTCTAAATTTCCGTTGGtcgatgaactttgaaagcaacaccatagaaacaaTTAATATCTGTCTCCTAATATCTGTCGCTAATagcagttccttgtttaacgcggtccggTCTTTTTACTTTGAAGTAGcctacatttataaaaaaaaagtttaaattgacGATGGTgaatgaactttcaaagcaacaccataaaaataattactaacagtctcaggctaataatagttccttgtttaaggCGGTCAAAGAttatgcatataaaaaccggttttcaagttttgggccaaaggttatgTTTAGTGAGCAAACTTTTAAGTGTTGCATTTGGGCTGAAGgcagcgcgtaaaagttttgctctgccaaaaaattgtttcgacgctaatatcgactagttcagcggTGCAGatgaagagttgaggccagaagatattgtggaaggtattggacaactaaaagaagttcgttccatcgaaagtaACAATCAGAGCGTAGCTATCCGAGGAAAGgacaagaaatatttttgttttaaaaacgttaatttttgtttctgc
This region includes:
- the LOC137405889 gene encoding nuclear cap-binding protein subunit 2-like, which encodes MDVWKSPFSENRQIQHKSTSLSNYRDQHFKGNRVQQEDKLKNSTTLYVGNLSFYTTEEQIWELFSRVGDVKRIVMGLDKHRKTPCGFCFVEYYDREEAENCMRFVNGTRLDDRIVRTDWDAGFVEGRQYGRGKSGGQVRDEYRTDFDDGRGGYGKIVQDKIPK